In a genomic window of Aggregatimonas sangjinii:
- a CDS encoding sugar phosphate isomerase/epimerase family protein yields the protein MKTIKGPAVFLAQFVDSEAPFNSLDGMCKWAADLGYKGIQIPTWEHFLIDLDKAAESQDYCDELKGKVNSYGLEITELSTHLQGQLVAVHPAYDLMFDNFAPDAVKNNPKARTEWAVDVVKKAATASRRLGITAHATFSGALLWHTWHPWPQRPPGLVEMGFEELAKRWMPILNHFDKEGVDVCYEIHPGEDLHDGDTFERFLEATGNHKRVNILYDPSHFVLQQLDYIEYIDHYHEFIKSFHVKDSEFNPTGKKGAFGGYNDWGDRAGRYRSLGDGQIDFKTIFSKLTQYGCDVWAVMEWECCIKSPEQGAREGAIFIQDHIIEATEKTFDDFAGGAADTELLKKILGT from the coding sequence CAAATGGGCGGCCGATCTTGGGTATAAGGGCATACAGATTCCGACTTGGGAACATTTCCTTATCGATTTGGACAAAGCGGCTGAAAGTCAAGACTACTGCGATGAGTTGAAAGGAAAGGTAAACTCCTACGGATTGGAAATTACGGAACTTTCTACCCATCTACAGGGTCAGCTGGTAGCCGTACACCCGGCCTATGACCTTATGTTCGATAATTTTGCTCCCGATGCCGTAAAGAACAATCCCAAGGCCCGTACCGAATGGGCGGTAGATGTGGTAAAGAAAGCGGCCACGGCCAGCCGTCGACTGGGGATTACCGCGCATGCTACCTTTTCGGGAGCGCTCCTCTGGCATACCTGGCACCCTTGGCCGCAAAGACCACCAGGACTGGTTGAAATGGGTTTCGAGGAACTTGCCAAAAGATGGATGCCGATATTGAACCATTTTGATAAAGAAGGTGTAGATGTTTGTTATGAAATCCATCCCGGGGAAGATCTTCACGATGGCGATACCTTTGAGCGCTTCTTAGAGGCTACAGGGAATCACAAACGAGTGAACATCCTTTACGACCCTAGCCATTTTGTGTTACAGCAACTGGATTACATCGAATATATAGACCACTACCATGAATTTATTAAGTCGTTTCATGTAAAGGATTCCGAATTCAACCCTACCGGAAAGAAAGGTGCTTTTGGCGGTTACAATGATTGGGGCGACCGAGCAGGCCGATACCGTTCGCTTGGTGATGGCCAAATAGATTTTAAGACTATTTTTTCCAAATTAACGCAATACGGTTGCGATGTTTGGGCCGTGATGGAATGGGAATGTTGCATTAAAAGTCCGGAACAAGGAGCACGCGAAGGGGCTATATTTATTCAAGACCATATTATCGAGGCGACCGAAAAGACCTTTGATGATTTTGCCGGTGGCGCTGCGGATACCGAGTTGCTAAAAAAAATATTGGGTACCTAA